A section of the Drosophila sechellia strain sech25 chromosome 3L, ASM438219v1, whole genome shotgun sequence genome encodes:
- the LOC6610492 gene encoding uncharacterized protein LOC6610492 isoform X1 → MEKPMHHAPAPVGKVSQIANIFQRKPIEIQPVEQLSAVAAAHAAAAAAAAAAAAAAHHAHVQGAPAVRTESHSARFNNARALFEKLGVESNSNVSSRLLRSGSREDNLCDGSDRSSSRSSDRSQSPPKRRTPFPSGVSLVHNNNNAAIVAQNGVPPEQRLSNSKFIVEPAAQVVPTSVVKYPQHNISRLKSEEPSPVPPPASGSVSALFASSGGDKPEKPERKFNSRELIEKQKKWTSHFTKTKTTRTHSDLNRCDIIRTVPGTGLIMDSEKVAKPAMEPPQPPPNASPNPPMRSHAPPEIKPRSGKIGSPVKSPPLPPIPAVKPKNVSPVKFNPDRVRQSPTKAADNSPPPPPAKSAAVLQRSLMQEQQELLRNSCDQGVAPIPPEKPRKKSVDLIEDSLPLTNCSTPSSCASPTSSYLMQPAKRGSLDGGSGNGQYPGNGLSGSTNSATSGSPVASASSGPSSPVHTEDEKQENESTEKSEMEYYHGGNYNSVPRRRRSENEGRKSVDDSSPSANNSQQQQQHSIPGSATGSPQRVANKRSSITVNMPAAGLGQRPPSIISTTSQEEGGFNESMPELKAKLQPAYDQTEEQPHSLNYVDVGYRLNPDGSESREVYGSEAELYDTAKETDMQRKFHGANGFGQESSTVYAIIKTDVQESQPVAPSRGVLIQSPNSSSVEGSPLHRGSYSSPPVGVVSPIRRRNSSNQDQSMGGGGSAKSTPQCSPARSALVKGIAPIASIDAHEEEELDLVEEDEHLAVEYVEVLELQQDEEEEEAPVLPERRAPAQGSLELQDLEYADTSAGEDEEDIINHLKDGDVLDVELIDDVVDEVIKVHVNHSVATAPPIQAATPAAAIPREDSLPDDMTAAEAERLLSSSILENKIRQQSLLSDEQAKEVEQILNAAPSVGVAVATVVATATSPTSIKNLIEDLPGQSAGATSSAIGEQDIQIAAVPAIVEEDEDEEEEFPENDEEDHARADFDANCGDSDGDSDDVEAVDIVGYGHASTALNATFVKADSTETETTTPSTATTATTRHDDDEPEWLRDVLEAPKRSLENLLITSATSSRGPGQREELENGYDLKEKHSDLNQTYVTGGESLHESIVSVESTQSDATLNQTTTIDDSIISSKHNSTYSLADAEQATSSTVLSTGVTELDDSQYYIPEYPPVRSKEVLVEAGVHYFEDGNFWMEVPGLLDFDDDDCSYPPITVRKNPKVRFSSGPIHVYSTFSVNDYDRRNEDVDPVAASAEYELEKRVEKMHVFPVELMKGPEGLGLSIIGMGVGADAGLEKLGIFVKTITDNGAAARDGRIQVNDQIIEVDGKSLVGVTQAYAASVLRNTSGLVKFQIGRERDPENSEVAQLIRLSLQADREKEERLKRYFSQQEEYLRRTLDYSEDSTQPVSANSSVCEGPSSPVQVEHPMEVEATHSQEVESLKRLLQESEMGCLVKEEIIQNLKRKLVKLETTGNENELLSERLRQSERELGNIRKEAANLQNMLQQSQGQYMALDKKYNKAKRLVREYQQRELDMCHREEFYQQLLQEKDTEYNALVKKLKDRVINLEHELQETQRKAGFPVGLPYDSATLKLTPQMMRKTPPKPLFHKLETELSDTEISDLSPDGDGVKTATVERKVPVKDELDAAVPQHELLDNSVNKTKIDLASRGGLANRQLPSANGNSSTSNGAAVDLGQLSNGNLLKRSRSNSRSSDCTLDDTDEEEEREGSALNLAGAPVAHETISLSNGNSHLLANVNNLLQHHPPAMATVVATPSNGHLGTTTPILLNSTSSASSSSSNQSTAREAQINQLYAQVHKDPSKQQHQQQQQQQAQAVTTSIPSIFKNALGSPADNGLNDFHRGSMTTFGTGPATSSNRDLNSSYDSILGSNDKLADNDPAESWMYPSRRRVAPNGSKVPLPGSSFTDQLNQALSDRERRLGDGSSRHSSDDYTEINKSQSAAAINCKTLINEIRQAVNEAQPKVKQVVPQSLSPPGTVPWQQQHHQQIQQQPSAHTTGPPSPTSMSSGCSSPGYSPSRTLDLSGSSSSFSDRKAMAAGYTYKGGPVHEWTKDQVGHWLMGIELERYIPVFKENNVEGGALLTLDSKDFKTLGVCGDDKHRLKKRLKDLKANIEKERKDMERERREREKAIRKAEKKAAKKK, encoded by the exons ATGGAGAAACCGATGCACCATGCACCCGCTCCCGTGGGTAAGGTGAGCCAGATAGCCAACATCTTCCAGCGCAAGCCCATCGAGATCCAGCCGGTGGAGCAGCTAAGCGCTGTGGCTGCCGCCcacgccgctgccgccgccgctgccgccgccgccgctgctgctgcccacCACGCCCACGTCCAAGGAGCTCCGGCGGTGCGAACGGAATCCCACTCCGCCAGGTTCAATAACGCCCGGGCTCTGTTCGAGAAATTGGGCGTGGAGTCCAACTCGAATGTGAGTTCTCGACTGTTGAGAAGTGGTTCGCGGGAGGACAACTTATGTGACGGCTCGGATCGCTCGTCATCACGCTCCTCCGATCGCTCGCAGTCGCCGCCCAAGCGGAGGACTCCGTTTCCCTCCGGGGTATCACTCgttcacaacaacaacaatgcagCCATTGTGGCCCAGAATGGAGTGCCACCAGAGCAACGCTTGAGCAACAGCAAATTTATTGTGGAACCAGCGGCGCAAGTGGTCCCCACCTCGGTGGTCAAGTACCCGCAGCACAATATATCCCGATTGAAGTCGGAGGAGCCATCGCCTGTTCCACCACCGGCCAGCGGGTCAGTAAGTGCTCTGTTCGCCAGTTCCGGCGGTGACAAGCCGGAGAAACCGGAGCGAAAGTTCAATTCACGGGAGCTGATCGAGAAGCAGAAGAAGTGGACCTCCCATTTTACCAAGACCAAAACAACTCGGACGCACAGCGATCTAAACCGCTGCGATATCATACGTACAGTACCCGGAACCGGGCTGATCATGGATAGCGAAAAGGTGGCCAAACCGGCAATGGAACCGCCACAACCTCCACCAAATGCCAGTCCCAATCCGCCAATGCGATCGCACGCTCCGCCAGAAATCAAGCCAAGGAGCGGGAAGATTGGCAGTCCGGTCAAGTCGCCACCATTGCCGCCCATTCCGGCGGTCAAGCCAAAGAACGTGAGTCCGGTGAAGTTCAATCCGGACAGGGTGCGTCAGTCGCCGACTAAAGCTGCGGATAATTCTCCGCCTCCACCTCCGGCCAAATCGGCAGCTGTGCTTCAGCGATCCCTgatgcaggagcagcaggagctgctGAGGAACTCATGCGATCAGGGAGTAGCTCCCATTCCGCCGGAGAAGCCGCGTAAAAAGTCCGTAGATCTCATCGAGGATTCTCTGCCCTTGACCAATTGCTCCACGCCCTCATCCTGCGCCTCGCCCACCAGCTCGTACTTAATGCAGCCGGCCAAGAGGGGATCGCTGGACGGTGGATCCGGAAACGGACAGTATCCCGGCAATGGACTCAGTGGCAGCACCAATTCGGCCACCTCTGGCTCACCGGTGGCCAGTGCCTCCTCGGGACCTTCGTCCCCAGTTCACACTGAAGATGAAAAGCAGGAGAACGAGTCTACGGAGAAGTCGGAGATGGAGTACTACCACGGAGGCAACTACAACAGTGTTCCCAGGCGACGACGCAGCGAAAATGAAG GTCGCAAATCTGTGGACGATTCTTCGCCATCGGCCAACAACtcccaacagcagcagcaacattccATTCCGGGCTCCGCCACCGGATCTCCACAGCGAGTGGCCAACAAGCGCAGCAGCATCACGGTGAACATGCCAGCCGCCGGTCTTGGCCAGCGTCCCCCGAGCATTATATCGACGACCAGCCAGGAGGAGGGTGGCTTCAATGAGTCCATGCCCGAGCTGAAGGCCAAGCTGCAGCCCGCCTACGACCAGACGGAGGAGCAGCCGCACAGCCTGAACTACGTGGACGTGGGCTATCGCCTGAATCCTGACGGAAGCGAAAGTCGCGAGGTTTACGGATCGGAGGCTGAACTATACGACACGGCCAAGGAGACCGATATGCAGCGCAAGTTCCACGGAGCCAATGGTTTCGGCCAGGAATCGAGCACGGTCTACGCCATTATCAAGACGGATGTGCAGGAGTCCCAGCCAGTGGCTCCCTCAAGAGGCGTTCTCATCCAGTCGCCCAATTCTTCCAGCGTGGAGGGATCTCCCCTGCATCGCGGGTCGTATAGTTCCCCACCCGTGGGAGTGGTTTCACCTATAAGGcggcgcaacagcagcaatcaGGATCAGAGTATGGGTGGTGGAGGCAGTGCCAAGTCCACGCCCCAATGTTCTCCCGCCCGTTCGGCCTTGGTGAAGGGCATTGCCCCCATTGCTTCCATCGATGCGCACGAAGAGGAGGAACTAGATCTCGTAGAGGAGGACGAGCACCTCGCCGTTGAGTATGTGGAGGTGCTGGAACTCCAGCAGGACGAAGAGGAGGAAGAGGCTCCGGTCCTTCCCGAGCGACGAGCTCCGGCTCAAGGCTCCCTGGAGCTTCAAGACTTAGAGTATGCCGATACCAGCGCTggcgaggatgaggaggacATCATAAACCATCTAAAGGACGGCGATGTATTGGATGTGGAACTAATCGACGATGTCGTGGATGAAGTGATCAAGGTTCATGTGAATCACAGTGTGGCCACTGCTCCTCCGATTCAAGCTGCTACTCCAGCTGCGGCGATTCCACGGGAGGATAGCCTGCCGGATGACATGACCGCCGCCGAGGCCGAAAGATTGTTGAGCTCTAG CATTTTGGAAAACAAAATCAG ACAACAGTCGCTGCTGTCGGACGAACAGGCCAAGGAAGTCGAGCAAATACTCAACGCCGCCCCcagcgtgggcgtggcagttgcTACCGTTGTTGCCACAGCAACATCGCCGACCAGCATCAAGAATCTCATTGAGGATTTGCCCGGGCAATCGGCAGGCGCCACCAGCTCTGCCATCGGGGAGCAGGACATTCAAATCGCAGCTGTCCCAGCGATTgtcgaggaggacgaggacgaaGAGGAGGAGTTCCCGGAGAACGACGAGGAGGACCACGCCAGGGCCGATTTTGATGCTAACTGCGGTGACTCTGACGGCGATTCCGATGACGTTGAAGCCGTGGACATTGTGGGCTATGGCCATGCATCCACAGCTCTGAATGCCACCTTCGTCAAGGCCGACAGCACAGAGACAGAGACCACCACTCCTTCGACGGCCACCACAGCCACCACTCGCCACGACGACGACGAGCCCGAGTGGCTAAGGGATGTCCTAGAG GCACCCAAGCGCAGCCTAGAGAACTTGCTAATCACCTCCGCCACTTCGTCCAGAGGACCTGGTCAGCGTGAAGAGCTTGAAAACGGCTACGATCTAAAAGAGAAACATTCCGATCTCAATCAAACTTATGTGACTGGTGGGGAATCATTGCACGAGTCGATAGTTTCCGTGGAGTCCACGCAATCGGATGCCACACTCAATCAGACTACGACCATCGACGACAGTATCATCTCCAGCAAGCACAATTCCACCTACTCCCTGGCAGATGCCGAACAGGCCACCAGCTCTACGGTTTTGAGCACTGGGGTTACCGAACTCGACGACAGTCAGTACTACATCCCAGAATATCCGCCAGTGAGGAGCAAGGAGGTTCTTGTAGAGGCCGGAGTCCACTACTTCGAAGATGGCAACTTCTGGATGGAAGTGCCTG GTCTCTTAGACTTTGACGACGACGACTGTTCTTATCCGCCCATCACTGTACGCAAGAATCCCAAGGTTCGCTTTAGTTCCGGACCCATCCACGTGTACTCGACTTTCTCCGTAAACGACTACGATCGCCGGAATGAAGATGTTGATCCGGTGGCCGCTTCGGCGGAATACGAGCTCGAAAAGCGTGTGGAGAAGATGCACGTCTTCCCCGTGGAATTGATGAAGGGTCCTGAGGGTCTGGGTCTCAGTATAATTGGCATGGGCGTTGGCGCCGATGCAGGCTTAGAGAAACTAGGAATCTTTGTGAAAACCATTACCGATAACGGTGCAGCAGCCAGAGACGGTCGCATTCAG GTCAACGATCAGATAATTGAGGTGGACGGCAAGAGTCTCGTGGGCGTTACACAGGCATATGCAGCATCAGTTCTGCGTAATACTTCCGGTCTAGTCAAATTCCAAATCGGACGCGAGCGCGATCCTGAAAACTCTGAGGTAGCCCAGCTCATACGACTGAGTTTGCAGGCTGATCGCGAAAAAGAGGAGCGCTTGAAGCG ttATTTCAGTCAACAAGAGGAGTACCTGCGCCGCACTCTCGACTATTCCGAGGACTCCACTCAGCCGGTTTCGGCCAACTCGAGTGTCTGCGAGGGACCCTCGAGTCCCGTCCAAGTGGAACATCCGATGGAGGTGGAGGCTACCCACTCGCAGGAGGTAGAGTCGCTCAAGCGGCTTCTACAGGAG AGCGAAATGGGTTGCCTTGTTAAAGAGGAGATTATTCAAAATCTTAAACGAAAG CTGGTCAAGCTCGAGACGACGGGAAATGAGAACGAACTGCTGAGCGAGCGACTGCGGCAAAGCGAGCGGGAGCTGGGCAACATCCGGAAGGAGGCGGCCAATCTGCAGAACATGCTCCAGCAGTCGCAGGGTCAGTACATGGCGCTGGACAAGAAGTACAATAAGGCCAAGCGGCTGGTCAGGGAGTACCAGCAGCGGGAGCTGGACATGTGCCATCGCGAGGAGTTCTACCAGCAGCTGCTCCAGGAGAAGGACACCGAGTACAATGCGCTGGTGAAGAAGCTGAAGGATCGTGTGATTAATCTGGAGCACGAGCTGCAGGAGACGCAGCGCAAGGCCGGTTTCCCAGTGGGCCTGCCCTACGATAGTGCCACTCTGAAGCTGACGCCCCAGATGATGCGTAAGACTCCGCCAAAGCCCCTCTTCCACAAGCTCGAGACGGAGCTGTCGGATACGGAAATATCCGATCTCTCACCCGACGGCGATGGCGTTAAGACAGCCACTGTGGAGCGCAAGGTTCCGGTCAAGGACGAACTGGATGCGGCAGTGCCGCAGCACGAGCTGCTGGATAACTCGGTTAACAAGACCAAAATCGATCTGG CCTCCCGTGGTGGTTTAGCCAACCGCCAGTTGCCCTCAGCAAATGGAAACAGTAGCACATCGAATGGAGCCGCTGTCGATCTTGGCCAGCTTTCGAATGGGAATCTGCTCAAGCGCAGCCGGAGCAACAGTCGCAGCTCGGACTGCACGCTGGATGACacggatgaggaggaggagcgaGAGGGATCGGCATTGAACCTGGCAGGGGCTCCTGTCGCCCATGAAACCATCAGCCTCTCCAATGGCAACTCGCACCTGCTGGCCAACGTGAATAATCTGCTGCAGCACCATCCGCCAGCAATGGCCACTGTGGTCGCCACTCCCTCGAATGGCCACCTGGGCACCACCACGCCCATTCTGTTGAactccacctcctccgcctcgTCTAGTTCGTCCAACCAGTCGACGGCACGTGAGGCACAGATCAACCAGCTGTATGCCCAGGTGCACAAGGATCCCAGcaagcagcaacatcagcagcaacaacagcagcaggctcAGGCCGTGACCACCAGTATTCCAAGCATTTTCAAGAACGCTTTGGGTTCTCCGGCGGACAACGGGCTCAACGACTTTCATCGCGGCAGCATGACCACCTTTGGAACGGGTCCAGCCACCAGCAGCAATCGTGATCTCAACAGCTCGTACGACTCCATCCTGGGCTCCAACGATAAGCTAGCGGATAACGATCCTGCAGAGAGTTGGATGTATCCCAGCAGGAGACGAGTGGCACCAAATGGCAGCAAAGTCCCACTACCAGGATCCAGTTTTACTGATCAACTCAACCAGGCGCTGTCCGATCGAGAGAG GCGACTCGGCGATGGATCCTCGCGACATTCCAGCGACGATTACACGGAGATTAACAAGAGCCAGAGCGCCGCGGCCATCAACTGCAAGACGCTGATCAACGAGATCCGCCAGGCGGTGAACGAAGCACAGCCCAAAG TTAAACAAGTCGTTCCACAATCACTCTCCCCGCCCGGCACAGTGCcctggcagcagcagcaccaccagcaaaTCCAGCAGCAGCCGTCCGCCCACACCACCGGTCCTCCGTCGCCCACCAGCATGTCCTCGGGCTGCTCCTCGCCCGGATACTCCCCCAGCCGGACCCTGGACCTGTCCGGTTCCAGCTCTAGTTTCTCCGATCGCAAGGCGATGGCAGCTGGGTACACCTACAAGGGTGGCCCCGTTCACGAATGGACCAAGGATCAG GTGGGACACTGGCTGATGGGCATCGAGCTGGAGCGTTACATCCCCGTCTTCAAGGAGAACAACGTGGAGGGCGGAGCTCTTCTTACCCTAGACTCAAAGGACTTCAAAACCTTGGGTGTCTGTGGCGACGACAAGCATCGGCTGAAGAAGCGTCTTAAGGACCTGAAGGCCAACATCGAGAAGGAGCGCAAGGACATGGAGAGGGAGCGAAGGGAGCGCGAGAAGGCCATACGCAAGGCCGAGAAGAAGGCGGCCAAAAAGAAGTAG